The proteins below come from a single Sorghum bicolor cultivar BTx623 chromosome 4, Sorghum_bicolor_NCBIv3, whole genome shotgun sequence genomic window:
- the LOC8068627 gene encoding eukaryotic translation initiation factor 3 subunit M, producing the protein MATIVNTTEEEPMLAVVRFTAELAWADAGPEVADPEVTRLCLEAQEHILAGRWLDMASLMLASADLLLTSPSRVADKDLECVLSVICSLVTKAGSEDEALQITNLICSKLIQQPGDKPALRLKVLFSLYNLLLSPYGKAFVYKKALELATAGKAAEYIIPSFKNIDSFVSEWGIGNLEQRELYLAITSILKDQKGMAKEYFNFLNKYLATFKGSDDESATIGDAKEEAVAAIIEFVKSPNLFQCDLLNMPAVSQLEKDEKYQLVYELLKIFLTKRLDSYLEFQTANSALLKDYGLVHEECVTKMRLMSLLDLSSRCSGEIPYSAITVELRINDDEVEQWIVKAIASKILDCKIDQLNQTVIVSRHMERIFGMAQWHGLRTKLGVWRGNIASAINTIQANKVTEDGTQGMQGLMIR; encoded by the exons ATGGCGACCATAGTGAACACGACGGAGGAGGAGCCGATGCTGGCCGTGGTCCGCTTCACCGCCGAGCTCGCCTGGGCCGACGCGGGCCCGGAGGTCGCCGACCCCGAGGTTACCCGCCTTTGCCTCGAGGCGCAGGAGCACATCCTCGCGGGGCGCTGGCTCGACATGGCCTCCCTCATGCTCGCCTCCGCCGACCTGCTCCTCACCTCCCCGTCACGCGTCGCGGACAAAG ATCTGGAGTGCGTTCTCTCCGTCATCTGCAGCCTCGTCACCAAGGCCGGATCCGAGGACGAGGCACTACAGATCACCAACCTCATCTGCAGCAAGCTCATCCAGCAGCCTGGCGACAAGCCAGCGTTGCGCCTCAAAGT TCTTTTCAGCTTGTACAATCTTCTTCTGAGCCCCTATGGCAAGGCATTTGTTTACAAGAAGGCTCTTGAGCTCGCCACGGCTGGAAAAGCTGCCGAGTACATCATTCCATCTTTCAAGAACATCGACAGCTTTGTCAGTGAGTGGGGTATTGGCAATTTGGAGCAGAGGGAGCTATACCTTGCTATCACCAGCATCCTCAAAGACCAAAAGGG CATGGCTAAGGAGTACTTCAACTTTCTCAACAAGTACCTTGCCACATTCAAAGGTTCAGATGATGAATCAGCTACAATTGGTGATGCAAAGGAAGAGGCCGTTGCAGCGATCATTGAGTTTGTCAAATCGCCTAATCTCTTTCAG TGTGATTTGCTCAATATGCCAGCTGTTTCACAGCTTGAGAAGGACGAAAAGTATCAGTTGGTTTATGAGCTTCTAAAGATATTCCTTACTAAGAGGCTTGATTCCTACTTGGAGTTTCAGACTGCAAACTCTGCCTTGCTGAAAGATTATG GACTCGTCCATGAGGAGTGCGTGACCAAGATGCGCCTCATGTCTTTGCTTGATCTGAGCAGCCGTTGCTCTGGCGAAATTCCCTATTCTGCAATCACTGTTGAACTTAGG ATCaatgatgatgaggtggagcaatGGATTGTAAAGGCAATTGCATCCAAGATATTGGATTGCAAGATTGACCAGCTTAACCAGACTGTCATCGTCAG TCGGCATATGGAGAGGATCTTCGGGATGGCACAGTGGCATGGTCTGCGCACAAAGCTTGGAGTTTGGAGG GGAAACATTGCCAGTGCTATCAACACAATACAAGCTAACAAAGTTACTGAAGACGGGACACAAGGGATGCAAGGCTTGATGATCCGCTGA
- the LOC8077689 gene encoding 3-ketoacyl-CoA synthase 5: MSTMGSSAQLRRLKPLYQLVVNNILAIVAVPLAASVLLKAASLGPEEILARALALRPAHMFLLAFLPAAATVLYLMLRPRAVYLVDYACFRTNPNCRVPFATFLEHSRVWPGFDERSVRFMTRLLERSGLGEETCLPYAQHYIPPSRDLESSRAEAELVIFSAIDDLLAKTGVSPQDIDILVVNCSLFAPTPSFTDMIMHRYELRKDVRNVHLSGMGCSAGLISVELARNLLQVAPRGARALVVSTETITPNYYMGRERAMLLPNCLFRMGGAAALLSTSGAGARFRLARVVRTLRGASDSAYRCVYQEEDDRGNVGINLSKDLMNIAGDALKANITAMGPLVLPASEQLLFALSFIARKVLNNRIKPYIPDFRTAFEHFCIHAGGRAVIDELQRSLTLSDEQVEASRMTLHRFGNTSSSSLWYELAYIEAKGRMRTGDRVWMIGFGSGFKCNSAAWECIRPAANADGPWANCIHRYPVHIPDVLKH, from the coding sequence ATGTCCACCATGGGCTCCTCGGCGCAGCTCAGGCGGCTGAAGCCTCTGTACCAGCTGGTGGTGAACAACATCCTGGCCATCGTGGCCGTGCCGCTCGCCGCCTCGGTCCTCCTCAAGGCGGCGTCGCTCGGGCCCGAGGAGATCCTTGCCCGGGCCCTGGCGCTCCGGCCGGCGCACATGTTCCTGCTCGCGTTCCTGCCGGCCGCGGCCACGGTGCTGTACCTCATGCTCCGCCCGCGCGCGGTGTACCTGGTGGACTACGCGTGCTTCCGCACCAACCCCAACTGCCGCGTCCCGTTCGCGACGTTCCTGGAGCACTCCCGCGTGTGGCCGGGCTTCGACGAGCGCAGCGTCCGGTTCATGACGCGCCTCCTGGAGCGCTCGGGTCTCGGGGAGGAGACTTGCCTGCCGTACGCGCAGCACTACATCCCGCCGTCGCGTGACCTCGAGTCCTCCCGCGCCGAGGCCGAGCTCGTCATCTTCTCCGCCATCGACGACCTGCTCGCCAAGACGGGCGTCTCCCCGCAGGACATCGACATCCTGGTCGTGAACTGCAGCCTGTTCGCGCCGACGCCGTCCTTCACGGACATGATCATGCACCGGTACGAGCTCCGCAAGGACGTGCGCAACGTGCACCTCTCCGGGATGGGCTGCAGCGCGGGTCTCATCTCCGTGGAGCTGGCCCGGAACCTGCTGCAGGTGGCTCCCCGTGGCGCGCGCGCGCTGGTGGTGTCGACGGAGACCATCACCCCGAACTACTACATGGGCAGGGAGCGCGCGATGCTGCTCCCAAACTGCCTGTTCCGCatgggcggcgcggcggcgctgctgtcGACCAGCGGCGCCGGGGCGCGGTTCCGCCTGGCTCGCGTGGTGCGCACGCTGCGGGGCGCCTCGGACAGCGCGTACCGCTGCGTGTACCAGGAGGAGGACGACCGTGGCAACGTGGGCATCAACCTGTCCAAGGACCTGATGAACATCGCGGGCGACGCGCTCAAGGCGAACATCACGGCGATGGGCCCGCTGGTGCTGCCGGCGTCGGAGCAGCTGCTGTTCGCGCTGTCCTTCATCGCGCGCAAGGTGCTCAACAACCGGATCAAGCCCTACATCCCGGACTTCCGCACGGCGTTCGAGCACTTCTGCATCCACGCGGGCGGGCGCGCGGTGATCGACGAGCTCCAGCGGAGCCTCACGCTGTCGGACGAGCAGGTGGAGGCGTCGCGGATGACGCTGCACCGCTTCGGCAACACCTCCAGCAGCTCCCTCTGGTACGAGCTCGCCTACATCGAGGCCAAGGGACGCATGCGCACCGGCGACCGCGTCTGGATGATCGGATTCGGCTCCGGGTTCAAGTGCAACAGCGCCGCCTGGGAGTGCATCCGCCCCGCCGCCAACGCCGACGGGCCATGGGCCAACTGCATCCACCGGTACCCAGTCCACATTCCCGACGTGCTCAAGCACTGA